From the genome of Cryptococcus neoformans var. neoformans B-3501A chromosome 1, whole genome shotgun sequence, one region includes:
- a CDS encoding hypothetical protein (HMMPfam hit to PS_Dcarbxylase, Phosphatidylserine decarboxylase, score: 36.9, E(): 2.1e-11), with protein sequence MANSEPVPDEHRIHRLTDWSSHDRRHYHKFLNDTVEYVDQHPKPLHPVLKEFQDAVEKSTRLSMLFDLMFQQIPHNKKYLKDPSGKSNQVRNFKHLLQLLNHVINTAPRWTQAAENVGLVGVPVNALLDWPMGTNAGFCVFQDPTVNEHLKKVLNVWGEFLSSPESSDALSNDETGWLGPVGLPSLEKVANVGKTSYTFDQFYECDRSAKHFGFRSWDDFFTRRFREQIRPVASPHDDSVVANACESKVYKVGRDIHARDQFWVKGQPYSVLDILAFDDYAERFVGGTIYQGFLSALSYHRWHSPVSGTIKKAYVVQGTYFSEPPFVEFNVNQNADPHGETTSQEYLSATATRAIIFIDNPKLGLVAFLGIGMTEVSTCEITVKEGQQVQKGDEIGMFHFGGSTHCVLFEKGVNLEGFPEPSDQNVPVRSQLCIAK encoded by the exons ATGGCAAACTCTGAACCAGTACCCGACGAACATCGCATTCACCGA TTGACCGATTGGAGCTCCCACGATAGGAGACATTACCACAAGTTCCTCAATGATACTGTTGAATATGTAGATCAACACCCAAAGCCTCTACACCCCGTACTCAAGGAGTTTCAAGATGCAGTGGAGAAAAGTACTCGGCTATCAATGCTTTTTGATTTAATGTTCCAACAG ATTCCCCATAACAAAAAATACCTCAAAGACCCGTCGGGCAAGAGTAATCAAGTGCGCAACTTTAAacacctcctccagcttCTCAACCACGTTATCAATACAGCTCCTCGATGGACCCAGGCAGCTGAAAATGTAGGACTGGTAGGTGTACCTGTGAATGCGCTGTTGGACTGGCCAATGGGTACGAATGCTGGGTTTTGTGTGTTCCAGGACCCTACAGTGAATGAACAT ttgaagaaggtccTCAACGTATGGGGTGAATTTCTGTCATCACCCGAATCTTCCGACGCTCTCTCCAACGATGAGACGGGGTGGCTCGGCCCTGTTGGcttgccttctctcgaAAAGGTTGCCAATGTCGGCAAGACTTCTTACACTTTCGACCAATTCTATGAATGCGACCGCTCAGCCAAGCACTTCGGCTTCAGGTCCTGGGATGACTTTTTCACTCGTCGCTTCCGAGAACAAATTCGACCGGTAGCGTCTCCCCATGATGACAGTGTCGTTGCGAATGCCTGCGAGTCAAAAGTCTACAAGGTCGGCCGTGACATCCATGCTCGAGACCAGTTCTGGGTCAAGGGTCAACCATACTCTGTGCTCGACATCCTCGCGTTTGATGACTATGCTGAGCGGTTTGTTGGTGGCACCATTTACCAAGGTTTCTTGAGCGCCTTGTCGTACCACAGATGGCACTCTCCCGTTTCTGGGACTATCAAGAAAGCCTATGTTGTGCAGGGCACATACTTTAGCGAACCTCCTTTCGTAGAATTTAACGTCAACCAGAATGCCGACCCTCACGGAGAGACAACCAGTCAGGAGTACTTGTCTGCCACAGCTACGAGGGCTATCATCTTTATTGATAACCCCAAGCTTGGGTTGGTAGCTTTCTTGGGTATTGGGATGACAGAAGTGTCGACCTGTGAGATTACTGTGAAGGAGGGGCAACAGGTACAGAAAGGTGATGAGATCGG AATGTTCCACTTTGGTGGATCAACTCATTGTGTATTGTTCGAAAAGGGCGTCAACTTGGAAGGCTTCCCCGAACCCTCAGACCAGAATGTCCCAGTCAGGAGTCAACTGTGTATAGCCAAGTAA
- a CDS encoding hypothetical protein (HMMPfam hit to 2-Hacid_dh_C, D-isomer specific 2-hydroxyacid dehydrogenase, NAD binding domain, score: 250.8, E(): 2.4e-72) produces MALSNAPKVLFLDTIKLAKSQLSSFSKIANVIPNTSKTREEFLHDLGTKYKDVTGIYRHFKASESIKITGRFDEELVSKLPSNLKFIAHNGAGYDQIDIPPCTARNIQVSNVPSAVDNATADTAMFLLLGAIRNFSSALLHARQGTFNSQLPLSHDPQGKVLGILGMGGIGSALARRAKPFGLKVQYHNRRRLTEEKEKETGATYVENMDQLLATSDIVSLNLPLTAATKHLISDDTFSKMKPTSILINTARGPIVDEAALVRALESGKIAGCGLDVYENEPQITKELLDHPNALCLPHVGTVTVETQTEMEAVCLRNLEHGLKTGKLAFTVPEQAHML; encoded by the exons ATGGCACTCAGCAACGCCCCAAAAGTCCTCTTCCTGGACACCATCAAGCTCGCAAAGTCACAGTTATCATCGTTCAGCAAGATCGCCAACGTCATC CCAAACACCAGCAAAACGCGAGAAGAGTTCCTTCATGATCTCGGTACAAAATACAAGGATGTCACTGGCATTTACAGGCACTTTAAAGCTTCTGAGTCTATCAAA ATAACCGGTCGATTTGATGAGGAGCTCGTCTCTAAACTTCCTTCAAATCTTAAATTCATTGCCCATAACGGTGCTGGTTA CGATCAAA TCGACATCCCTCCCTGTACCGCCCGCAACATCCAAGTCTCCAACGTTCCCTCCGCCGTCGACAATGCCACAGCAGACACCGCCatgttcctcctcctcggtgCCATCCGCAACTTCTCCAGCGCCCTTTTACATGCCCGTCAAGGTACATTCAACTCTCaactccctctctcccacGATCCCCAAGGAAAAGTACTTGGTATCCTCGGTATGGGCGGCATCGGTTCAGCTTTGGCTAGAAGGGCAAAGCCTTTCGGCTTAAAGGTGCAATACCATAACCGAAGGCGACTgacagaagaaaaagagaaggaaacaGGGGCGACGTATGTTGAGAACATGGACCAGCTCCTCGCGACTTCCGATATTGTCTCGCTCAACCTTCCTCTCACCGCCGCTACCAAACATCTCATCTCTGACGACACATTCTCTAAAATGAAACCCACATCTATCCTTATCAATACCGCTCGAGGTCCTATAGTCGATGAAGCCGCCCTTGTACGGGCCCTCGAATCAGGCAAGATTGCAGGCTGTGGTCTGGACGTGTACGAGAACGAACCGCAGATCACAAAGGAGCTGTTGGATCACCCTAATGCACTTTGTTTGCCGCATGTTGGAACGGTGACGGTGGAGACACAAAcggagatggaagcagTTTGTTTGAGGAATCTGGAACATGGTTTAAAGACAGGCAAACTGGCGTTTACGGTGCCAGAGCAGGCACATATGTTGTAA